The Silene latifolia isolate original U9 population chromosome 4, ASM4854445v1, whole genome shotgun sequence region TAACCTTGATTCTCGTTCATGGACTTCACCTAAAGTCAAGAGAGGTTTGATTGACAATGTCAAGCATTTCTCGTCTTCACGTTCCGTGAATTTTGAAGGTTGTGTTTACTGGCTCGCTAAGGCTGAAATAACAACGGGgatgacacattgcctttgtttTAATCTGTCGAGTGAGGCCTTGACTTGCGCCAAATTGCCTGATGTTAAATATGTGTCTAGGCGTCATCTGGCAGTCTTACATGAGTCACTTGCACTTGTAGATGAATCCAATGATGATGGTCGTAATAATATTGGTGTATGGATCAGGAGAAGGGATAGTAGAACAAGTTGCGTATTTTCTTGGATTGAGCTCTATAATCTGGATTTCGGTGCTAATACGTCTTTTAtatacttgatgaatgatggcAATCTTTATTTCAATACTCTCCGGAAGAGGGTGATTGTTTATGACTTGAAAACTGGCATGTTAAAGCCTTGCTCACAGACAAGTTGTCGGAGTATAGAATTCATGGATGGTTATCTTGGAAGTTTGGCATTGTTAACATAACACAATAGTAAGCTATTCATTTCACTGTCTTAGACTCCGTTTGACAAAATAtttaggtacctgatttggtcaaagtaacttatttgaccaaaatttcaggtaccttaatTTTTTGTATACATTtagcaagtagcttatttaaccaaataaactacctgaaatgaaatgctacttAGGGTAGCATTTGAGACTTCAGGTacctgttttgatttgattttccgtttttaccccataaatttataatattaaataattatcatatctttttacgtcatttcatcaaaatcagttacctttttcagttagtttgtcaaacacttttttatataatcggctaccttatcagttcctaatttttaGCTACCTAATCAAggaccttttcaggtttcagttcgCTTTTTAGTTTTCAGCTATctttttagctaattttacaaaaCACAACCTTAGTACGGACTACGGGGTAGTAAATAGAGGAGTAGTAAATCGAATTTTAAATTTCTTGCGGAAAATATGACAAAATAATTTAGACGATTTGAAGCTTTACATCCCCAAGACTTTAGCTTATTTTATGGGTTGATGTCGAATGGGTATCCTCGAAATTGTTAACCTCTTACATTAAAATTGTATTCTTTCCTGATTTAAGGAGACGACCATCTTTCAAAATAAGCCAGGAAAATATTGAAAATTTAAGCAATTACAAAGAGTAGGATTGCGACTTGTAAACAAGTTGGCAAATTCCATATACGGAGTACATCAACAATAAAATGGCTGAAAAACAGCAGtccataaacaataaattggcgaCAATCGACATGGTCCAACATTTTTTCCTTTCAACAAAACAGCAGTCCATAAACAATAAAATAGCTGAAAAACAGCGCAACCCATCATTTCTAACAGTCCATTGTCTCTCACGGAGTGTATAAACGGCAAGATACATCCTTACAAATAGGAGTCCATTGTTCTTCACCCACACCTTTTTATGATGCAATCCTTAAAAACAGGAGCCTACCCAAACACATATTGACAATTCTTGAGCAAAGACGAGGGAAATACTTGGGTTCCACAATCTCAAATCCTTGTTTTGGTGAAAAGAAGGATCCTCATTTCTACTAACAAGGAACAACCCATTACATCTACCCATAATACGGTACGAGTACAAATCAGAATTCCTGAAAATGATAGTATTTCACCATAAAAATATGACCTTGTTTAAATGGTCACATGTTTCCGTTAAGATGATCACATAAAATCCGTATGAAAGTTTCGTCTAAAATGAGAATTAATGTTTATAATATGTGTAAGGGAACAATAAATACGTttagattatattaattaatCACCCAAATTTATTAAGCTGTCCGTTAATTAGTTAATTCAATATGGTTAGTATTATTTGAAAAACCTCAAATCGCGTGCTTTATATTTTTTGAAAAACACCAAGCTTTATATATTACATTTTCAATTGTAATTCTAAGTTTTCAAAACCTTTGAACTTCTGCCGTTCACAACTAGCTATATTATACGAGATTTTCTGACAAATAAAATAGACATCACCACTCTCATAAAAGAAAACCTTTAGGCCAAACAAATTTTTGAACTCTTGATAACCATGCGGGCTTCATTTCCCCGAGAATGTTTGAGCGCAACTCCCGTTTTTGTTGTCTTGTTCTAGCACTCATATACTAGAAGTAGATATGGCAAAATTGACCTTCTCCGAATGACCTGATCGGTACCTGACTCGACACTCGAACTCAATACTCGAACTTGATCCGAACCTGAATTGATTCCACCCAATATAATATTACCTGATCCGAacgtttattgttgttgttagggtgcaaacccatgtcccacatcggtagaataaagatgaacGATCATCTTTATAAGTCTCTAGAGAATATAATAgtatgaggccttttgggaaggatcCCAAGAGTAAATCCATGAGAGCTTGGCCCAAAGCGCACAATATCATACTATTATGAACAGTGGACACAGCTACAGCAGAGGCTCAACAGAGTGATATTCAAGCCTCCgcataacaagtggtatcagggcCCAAGGTTAAAAACTTGGGCCTAGGCCCTATGACGTACAAATAGTGGAGCTTGGAGAGGGGGACAAATTGCATTCGCGAGTCATGGACGCATGAGCTCGATCTGGCAGACTGTTCATGGGAGGTACGTTGGTGAAGCATAGAGACAAGACTTGAAGGTGGCGTACTTTGTAAGGCGCGGGACTCCGACATTGGTCTCACGGTAGTGAGACGGCAGGCCATCCAAGAGAAGATCATCAACGATCCCGGCGAGGTAGAGCCGAGGCTTAGTGGAAGCAACATTTAGTCTCACAGTGAGACGGCAGGACGGCAGGCCACCCACGAGAAGATCGTTAGCGACCCGGTGGGGTGGGCTGAGGCTTAATGGAGGCAAAATTGGTCTCACGGTTGTTACCGTGAGACGGGAGGATCCAATCCAGGTTGTTAGATGCAGAGGAGTTTGGTACGCAAGTGTAGCACAGAGTCCCATGGAGGGACAGTAGACCCCCGAGGAGACACATGGTGTGTCAGTTAAGGGGAGGTTAAATCTTGGTGATGCTAAGGGGTGTCTAGAAGAAAGTTGGAGCTATAGGGTGTGGGAGTTGAAGTTCTCTATGGATGTCAAGGTtcgagtcaagatgatggtccttggtttgaggggaggatttgttagggtgcaaacccatgacccacatcggtagaataaagatggaagatcatctttgtAAGTGTCTAGAGGATCTGGCAGACTGTTTACAAAGCTCAAGTACATGGGAGGTACGTTGGAGAAGCATAGAGACAAGACTTGAAGGTGTCGTACTTTGTAAGGCACGGGACTCCGACATTGGTCTTACGGTAGTGAGACGGCATGCCATCCAAGAGAAGATCGCCAGCGATCCCAGCGAGGTAGAGCTGAGGCTTAGTGGAACCAACATTTGGTCTCACAGTGAGATGGCAGGCCACCCAGGAGAAGATCGTTAGCGACCCGGTGGGGTGGGCTGAGGCTTTATGGAGGCAAAATTGGTCTCACGGTTGTTACCGTGAGACGGGAGGACCCAATCCAGGTTATGTTAGATGCAGAGGAATTTGGTACGCAAGTGTAGCACAGAGTTCCATGAAGGGACAGTAGACCCCCCGGGGAGACACATGGTGTGTCGGTTAAGGGGAGGTCAGTCTTGGTGAGACACAAGGGGTGTCTAGAAGAAAGTTGGAGCTGTGTGGGAAGTTGAAGTTCTCCATGGAGGTCAAGGTACGAGTCAAGATGATGATCCTTGGTTTGAGTGGAGGatttgttagggtgcaaacccatgtcccatatcggtagaataaagatagaagatcatctttataagtgtctagaGAATATAgtatgaggccttttgggaaggagcccaagagtaaatcagTGAAGGTTTGGctcaaagcggacaatatcgtactattatgagcAGTGGACACAGATACACAAGAGGCCCAACAGAAAGATATTCACGCTTTCGCATAACAGTTGCACATTGATTATTATCCATACATAACTtgagttatattttaattttttgagcttaatgtttGAGTAAATAAACACAGAAAgtttatagtaaaactcataattttaaacaaaactcaaaaactttattataatgctcaaaaactatatgaTTGGTGGTAGTACATAGAATGTATAATCTACTTACTGTTATGTTAAGCATGTCGAGTCGGATTTTGCTTTTAAACTAACTAGGTTTGATGCCCGGCTACGCCCAGGctacctttatttaccatttaatttaattttctatgaaatatgattcgttaaatttggttaacacatacatttGCAATTTATATATTGACCTTATGATGtgatgtaaaattaatcaacaatttatgagacacgttcaccacCCCCGCTGTTAATATTACTACTTTCACTACATCCCCGCAACAatttatgagacacgttcaccatCCCCGCTGTTAATACTACTACTTTCACTACATCCCCGGTTAATACTATTACGTTTACTACTTCTTCGGTTACTGTTGTTTCTTTAACTATCcctgctatttttacggttaacccaTTAGTTTTCTCAAACTCatatattaaataaattaagATTTTCcaaaatcgaattgttagttaatttttcatagTGTCTCCGTTGTTTatactgttactttcattacatgtgctgtaactactattactttcacttctcccgccgtcattattttttctttcactaaTTCCGCATTCATTATTGTTAATTTTGCTACTCCCGTTCCTGCTAGTgtgactttcactactcccgtttctataattgttgcttttactactcacatggtTAGTTACTATCATATTAGTTAattatctagttgtattagagttatatacattttaaataaatctgaaatattagatgaaaatattatttaaaaggaatcattattatttatcaattaaatttaaaaacaaaataattatgtaatattatacttttttggaaatctagcgtgatttatttaccttttaatagttatCAAAACataacatacttatattatattcgtGTATGTTAAATAGTTAACATTTCTTTATattaattaataccataagtgtgacatgtttattttaaggaaaatcaccatattatggtgttctctaaatttatactttaaccaaaaatatataatatttacattgaagtccattgttcaggtccatcacactGTGCCATGATTAAAAActatacaatataattaatttttatatgtttatttaattgcattaaagtcccttgatttctggaattaatatatagtactagtattggtACCCGGcatcgcccgggctacctctacttaccattaattttttttttcattaaataaaattacttaaagttgcataactcataaatttatcattaatatatttttctatgacatatcctaaaattacgatgaaataaattttgagacaaattcactactcccgctattaatactttactcttattaataaaacaatatatagtaataacatttcattacttgcccgtaatcattgttactttcactacttccaccgtaattattgttactgtcactacttccgcattaatattgataatttcactactcccgccgtaattattattactttcactattgccatattaatattgattatttcactacttccgttattgtttctaccactttcactaatctcgctgataatattggtacttttactattcaaatgaatGATTACTACCATATAATTATAACCAATGTTACTAAAATTCTTTTCTTTAGTAaagaaattacttttactacttaaccatgcaattttaagaggattatatatttatataaatatatttacatatatgcattaaatcaaatcgaaagaattatgcaatattatatattatgaaatctaacttgaattatttataacctacttattatatttttgtatgttaaataattaacatctctataaatctaataaattattaagtttaataaaattgcatagatttaaaatttaatatataattttataatgataataattaTCATAAATGTGcatttttgtactaattaattattttattttaaggaaattgaccatcttccaatcttctttaaatgtttcggaaaattaccaagcatcttctttctttagtCTActtgaaattgatcatcttaattaattattttattttaagaaaattgacaatgttttagtctcttacaaatgtttaagAAAATTAgcaaacttctatataatttaatttttacccaaactatataatatttgcattaagATCCCTCAATCTGGTCCATCACATGGtgttattgatttaaaactatatagtttaattaatttgtataactttctttaattacattgaagttaCTTGGATTCtgaatttaatatatagtattgattgttTGATTTATTGATGAATCATTCGGGCTTGATTCAACGATTGGGGATCAACCGGTCAAGATATTCAGATCTTGACCCTGGAAAAAAAGGTCGGATTGAATGGGGTTACGGGTTAGGTCATAAAAGGCAACTAGGTTATAAAAAATATGGTTATGGactatttgatttgatttgtaaATAAAATATGGAAAATTAGAAACCAAACCCTAATACACTTATAATTTTCTATTACTAGtatttatatattattgttgGTCAGACACCTTTGTAGCACGCAACTACTCGAAAAAAAAGGTACGAATTTTCTAGTACTAGTATGAAGATCAGAAAGACCGTCGCATATTTGCCTCCGGAAGTATTGTCAGAAATATTGAAATGGCTACCGGCGGAAAATTTGTTGAAATTAAGGGTCGTTTGCAAATCATGGAACTCGGTTATTTGCGATCCGAGATTCCATCAACAACATCATCTTCATCAATCACGCACAAAAAACATTCAAAGTTGGGAGTACGAATTATTCAATCTATACCGTTACTTCGGACAAACTAAGTACTTTGATTTTGCAACATCAGCATTGAATATCTGTAGCCGTCGAACTCCTGAGACTGTTGATAATATTGACGTAAAGGAATTCTGTCGAGGTAAAGTATTTATACTGGCTTACATCGATGGACTCGTGTTGCTCTCTGTTACTTCACGTCGGGTCGATAGAAGGGAAAACGCGATTTTCTTATGGAACCCGGTGCTTGGGAAAGTCATAGATATCCCGGTTTCTAAAACATTGATGATGTTTACGAATAGTAATGTTGGGTTTGGGTTCGGGTTTGATACGAGGAGTAATGACTATAAGCTGGTGGCCCTTAATTTGAAGTTTTATGATCAGAAAACCAAGGTGTATAACCTTGGTTCCCGTTCTTGGACCTCTCCGAAGGAGAAAAGAGGTTCGATTGATAATGTCAAGTATTTGTCGAAAACTTCACATACCTTTAATTTTGAAGGCGAGATTTACTGGCTTGCTCGCGTTGGGAGAAAGGCAAATAATGTGACacattaccttcgttttaatttgtCAAGTGAGGCCTTCACTTGCTCAAAATTGCCCGATTTTAAATATGATAAGAAACGACTACGACAAGAATCGAGGCGTTTATTAAGCATGCATGAGTCACTTGCACTTGTAGATTGTTCGAGTTATTCTAAATCAGAACATATCCGTGTATGGTTGAGGCGAAAGAACAATACGAGTTCCATAGACTCTTGGATAGAGTTATATAAGCTGAATACGAGGCGTAAAACTTTGGTAAATTTGACGAGTAATGGTGAAGCTTATTTAAGATCATGGTCGATGAATGGGAGAATAACGTTATATGTTTATGACTTGAAATCCGGGGAAGAAAAGGTCGGCTCAAGAACTAATGGATTGGATTTAAACTTCGAAAATGGTTATATACAAAGTTTGGCATTGTTAGGACAGCCACACAGTAGGCTATTCCCTTCGTTTGTTTCACAAAACCTTCCTGTCAAATATTGATAATCCCTTGAACTGGGAGATCACTTCACTATGAATATATATAGTAAATACAATAGATTAGTTTAATATACATTCCTAAAGTTAAGGAAATGAGTGGCCTAAATTAAGGAGCTAATGGCCTAAATTACGGAACATGATTTAGGGAACTAATGGCCTAAAGTAAGGCACTAATTATGGAAGATGTTTACATAATAATAGACTAAATATATACAAAGAATATATTTGCTAACACACCCCCGCAGTTGGAGCGGTAGGAGACCGTACGCTCAAACTGGATTTAAAACGATCAAATAAGTGGCGGGGAAGACCTTTGGTGAAGATGTCGGCATACTGATACTCAGACGGAACATGAAGAACCCGAACTTCACCTATTTTTACCTTATCCCGGACAAAATGTATGTCGATTTCGACATGTTTCGTACGTTGATGTTGCACCGGGTTGCTTGATAAATATACCGCGGAAATATTGTCACAGAAAACCAGTGTAGACCGTACAATGGGAACATGTAGCTCAAGTAGTAAATTTCGTAACCAACTAGTTTCGGCAACAGCGTTAGCGACACCGCGGTATTCGGCCTCAGCACTGGACTTGGACACCGTAGGCTGACGTTTTGATGACCAAGAGACCAAATTATCTCCCAAAAAAACACAGTAGCCTGAAGTAGAGCGCCGGGAGTCGGGACAACCACCCCAATCAGCATCAGAATATGCCGTGAGATTAAAAGATCGGTTGGGGCGAATAGTGAGGCCGTGAGAAGTCGTGCCTTGGAGGTAGCGAATGATGCGCTTCAAAAAGTGAAAATGAGAGGCACGAGGGTCATGCATAAAGAGGCATACCTGTTGAACTGCATAAGCAATGTCGGGCCGAGTGATAGTCAAGTATTGAAGGGCACCGGCAAGGCTTCGATAAAGACCCGGGTTCTCAACAGAAGGACCAGTCGACGCACTGAGCTTCGATCCAGGTTCGACAGGCGTATTGCACGACTTACAATCAGCCATGTTAGCTCGATTAATAATATCCTTAGCATATTGTGCTTGTGACAAAAATAAACCGTGGGAAGTACGAGTCACATGGATACCCAAGAAATGATGGAGTTGGCCGAGATCTTTCATGGCAAATTCCCGTGAGAGACGGGAAATAAGGTCACGGAGTAGTGTAGGATTAGAGGCCGTAAGAACAATATCGTCAACGTAGAGCAACAAATAGGCCGTGGCAGTGTCGGTTTTATAGATAAATAAAGAGGAGTCACACACACTGCTAACAAATCCTTGCGTAAGAATAAACGATGCAAAGCGATGAAACCAAGCGCGGGgcgcttgtttaagaccatatagGGATTTACGCAACTTACAAACATGACCGGGCATAGTAGGATCAACAAACCCGGGTGGTTGATGCATATAGACAGTTTCCTCCAAGTTGCCGTGTAAGAAAGCATTTTTCACATCCAATTGATGAATTGGCCATGACTTGGAAATGGCAATGCTAAGAACTGTCCGTATAGTAGTTGGCTTGACGACCGGGCTAAATGTTTCATCACAATCAATTCCCACTTGTTGAGTCTTGCCATTGACGACAAGCCGAGCTTTATAGCGCTCAAGGGAACCATCAGCCTGAAATTTATGACGAAATAACCACATACAACGAATAATAGATGCGTCAGTTGGTCGAGGGACAAGATCCCAAGTATGATTCTCCTTTAACGCGGAAAATTCGTCCTGCATAGCTTTAGACCAGTTAGGGTCCTTAAGGGCAAGGGAAGGTGATTTTGGTAGAGGTGAAACGGTTAAGGGTGGAGTGGAAGTGGTTAAAGCTTTGGGTTTAAAGATGCCATGCATAGCACGAGTGGACATCACGTGGGTGGGGATAGGGGCAGGgcgaggtggtggtggtggtggtggttgtggtggcgaTGGTGTTTGGGGGGAAGGCGAGGCAGGGGTTATGGGGGAGGTAGGGTTTATGGCGGAGGCAGGGGTTGTGGGTGAGGTTGGAGTGGATGAGAGAGGACTGGTCGGGGTAGGGGATCGTGGAGGAGAAGAGTTGTGGGGTGAGGCAGGGTGCGGTGATGAATGTGGTTGTGTGGCAGGGGTTGGTGGATAGGCGAGGGTGTCTTGTAGGGCAGGGGAGGTGGGGTCAAGGTCGTGGGTAGGCAGGGGAATGGTGGAAGGGACTTTACTGTGAAGGGCATCCGCGAAAGGGAACGACGTTTCATCAAAAGTGACATGACGAGATATAAGTATTTTACCAGTGGTTATATCAAGACACCGGTACCCACGTTGGTTGGGCGGGTACCCGAGGAAGACACAACGGACGGAGCGAGGGGCAAGTTTATGAGGACGATTGGCGGAGATGTTGGGAAAGCAGGCGCACCCAAAGACTCGGAGGTGGTCGTAAGAGGGATGTTTGAGATAGAGAGCGGAAGTTGGTGAGTTGTTGTTAAGTGTGGTAGTGGGTAGAATGTTGTGAAGATGGGTAGCGGTGTGAAGGGCATCGACCCAATAGTGCGAAGGGATGGACCCGTGTTGGAGGAGGACATTGGTGATGTCATTTAGTCGTTGGATCATTCGCTCGGACTTGCCGTTTTGAGGTGATGTTTGTGGGCATGAGAAACGAAAGACAAGGCCGTTGTTCTTTGCGAAAGTATGGAACGAGCTATTATCAAATTCACGACCTAAATCGCATTGGAAGCATTTTATTTTGGTATGAAATTGTGTTTGAACAAAGTTATGAAATTGGAGGAATTTTTCAAAAACTTGTGATTTAAATTTAAGCGGAAAAATCCAAACAAATTGGGTGAAATTATCGAGGAGAAGCATATAGTATTTGTAGCCTTGTTTGCTTAAAATTGGTGAGGTCCATAAATCACTGTGTACTATATCAAATGGAGCAATTGTTTGAGACTGAGATTCATAAAATGGAAGACGCTTACTTT contains the following coding sequences:
- the LOC141651162 gene encoding putative F-box protein At3g25460; its protein translation is MKIRKTVAYLPPEVLSEILKWLPAENLLKLRVVCKSWNSVICDPRFHQQHHLHQSRTKNIQSWEYELFNLYRYFGQTKYFDFATSALNICSRRTPETVDNIDVKEFCRGKVFILAYIDGLVLLSVTSRRVDRRENAIFLWNPVLGKVIDIPVSKTLMMFTNSNVGFGFGFDTRSNDYKLVALNLKFYDQKTKVYNLGSRSWTSPKEKRGSIDNVKYLSKTSHTFNFEGEIYWLARVGRKANNVTHYLRFNLSSEAFTCSKLPDFKYDKKRLRQESRRLLSMHESLALVDCSSYSKSEHIRVWLRRKNNTSSIDSWIELYKLNTRRKTLVNLTSNGEAYLRSWSMNGRITLYVYDLKSGEEKVGSRTNGLDLNFENGYIQSLALLGQPHSRLFPSFVSQNLPVKY